The window GAACCATATAAGGCCAGTGTCGGTCTTTTGTTGCTATATGGAGATGGGCTTTcggcttttttctttttttccggAACTgtctaatataattttaaaactccaCTCTAATTATCTAGATAGTAGTTTATTAGTAAGAGTTTGAGATTAAAAGATTTACTTTCTCTGTGATCTCAGGTTTGAGCCCTGTGGTTACTCATataatggccactggaggcttacatgatcattaacttcaggacccgtgagattagtcgaggtacacgcaaGCTGGTCCAaatacccacattaaactaaaaaaataaaaaaaaactcaactctTGATGAACCAGGACAAAATGTAAATTATGGATAAAAAAGTTAAtctaaataatgaataaaaattaatttgagttgattctaattaatctcaagaaaaaaaataatgttatttaaactaaataattttttttaaaaaaatagattaatagcTTGGTTTTGGCTGAATTATCtaattaatctagattttttatttaattaaataaaagtatttcagccaaattaatttatattctaaatcaGTCGAATCTCAAGATAACccactaaaattatatttttcagcCTTCCCTAGTAATTAAAACTTAATGATAACATGAGAAACAAAATCACTTGACAAGTAGATTAAGAATTTTGATGTTACGTGGACATAGTTGTGAAGATGGTTGACTTGATTCgaattctttcttcctttttcttaggtttgaaaattaaagatttatgCCTGATCATAGGAGatcatttatttagttttttattataattataatttgtaatgtattattgaaattaataagagttaatataaaatgagaaatcaTTGTTCATTTCCTCATGTATCAATGTTCACTTAAACTGAAacagtaatttgtttttttttaattttattttttaacacttgTTAACAACAACTAACTGAGGAGAGATTCTCTAATTCATACATATcactatttaaagaaaatagtaatttgttatattttttaacatctgATTTATTATTGGgtattgagttttataatttattttgatttttttattaagttattctaATATCATGATCCGAGTCACGGGTTTGATTGATTAACTcaattaactcaagttttttttaaaatttcatcattcaatattatgtTGATTAAGAATTGTGATTCATTTTACTTTCTTCAAGGCTATATCGGTTTTATAATTCGGGTTGTGAATTTGACAAGTTGCCTCAGGTTAACTTTAATCAATCCAACATATtgtcgtctcaatattttttaagaaatatatattgtcttgaatttatttttttaatcaaattatattttaattagttattcatattgttttcaaattcacacaataaatcatataatatcatatcaatcttcccataattttttatatattcaaaaaatttcaatttgaccGCAACATAATGCAAGCCAAATCAAGTCATAGataaatattctaataaaattatattattttactttagtTTCACGTACACTACTATTTTTTGTTAGTTGTTggaatactttttaaaaaatttagcaatgaTGACCGGATCAAATGAGCCTGTAATATTTGATACTGATAAGGTCTCTAATTTAACATGCATGTACTTAATTTTAAtgcttaagaaattaaaaaaaaaagtataaaacttgaaggaaaagggaaaaaaaccaaaaaaaaatgttatttaatgTATTGGCATAATTGTTATAGAAGTATTTAtcagattttaaaattcatatctACATTCTATAtgtatattcaatttaaaatcataaatattcctattttttaagtaataatATAGATTATATTACTGgatatcataatttaattatagaatGCCttgattaaaaactaattaataaggGTGTTGATAATACCTAATTCAATCtttatatcattataatttttaaaacaatttaaaagacCTTGATGTAATTAAGTTGGTCTAGTATTAGAGATACTtgcctcttttttcttctaataataTTCTCTTGTATTGCTAGCAAATTGACTTTTAATGTCTTTGTATTAGTcctaaaaatgtatttattttatattaaatagcatttaattttataacattttaaaaataacatatcattaTGTTTCAAAAACACATAGTAGGCATCGTTCCTTTCACTCAATtccatatttttcatgaaaacaaaacgtATATGAATTAAATGCACGAAGGTTTGATCAAACACATTTTCAATTGGGGTTTTATAAAGTTtgaaagcttaaaaaaataacatggggCCGGTAAGGTACGTAATTAAATTCCTTACATTCATTCAAGGATTCAACTGCATTTATTTAACATTCAGGATTTTGAActaatttagttattaaaacAATTACGTACATGGTGtaaggtattttatttttattacaaatatccttaaataaaaacttttataaaaaagcaAAGGAGTTCTTTCTGCAAAACGTGTGAGTAATGATGATGTACAGAAGTTGGTAAAAGGAAACCTCGTCAACGAAACACTGGTTCAACTCAAGTTGAACGAACTTCAAGAGTTATGGATCCTCTAGACATTGCAGCATCTTTGATGGAAAATAGCAGAGGACTTACAGAAAAGTTTCGACTATGTGGTGCGAGAAAGCACTTGATCCAACTGCCAAGGATGAGTATTTGAAGGGTTTGCCTGTTTGTTATCCCACTGCACAGCACGAGAGGTCCATTTAGAAAAAGCAATGCGTGTTTTCCTGTCAGTGGTCAGGGGACCTGCAGTTCTGCTGTTTGCTAAAAAGTTGGAGGATGAATGCTAATCCATCTGGAAATCTGGGAGGCAACTATGTGATGCTGTTAGTTTGACAGGGAAACAATGCATGCACCAGCGACAGAGTGTTGATAATGGTGTGACGCTTACAGGAGCTCCAGTCAAGCCTCATTCAAGTGGATATTTTTTCCTTCATGCCTGTGCCTGTGGTCGTTCACGTCAACTACTATCTGAccctttaatttgattttgaatcagCAAATATATCTTCCAATTGCTTCACAGATTGTGACAAACTCCTTCCTGCTATCCAATTACCAGAGGGAAGCAATATAGGACCGATTCAGTCATCTTCATGGAGTTTGATTTGTGTCGCGGGTGCAAGGTACTATGAATCTTCTAAGGGCCTGTTGCAAAGTGGGTTCTCTTCTACacaaatttctttcaaaatgcACATTATTTCTCGAGAAACCAACAAACCTAAATGGTCTCCCAGCTACAAATGTGCAGCAAGGTTCTGCAATAAGGTCAAGTACAGATCCCCAGGTTGACTTTAATGGTGACGTAGATAGAAAGAAAACTGTATTTTTCTCAGGAGATATGGATACAGGGgtggaaaatcaaagaaaattgtCAGTAAATAgcaaattatatgaaaaagaaatcagTTTTGGTAGAATTATTCCAAATTTTACAATGAGAAAGCCTTTTTCTGAGGTTGTAGCTGGATTGTCAGCTGCAGATTCAGGATTCCCTCCCCTACAGCACAGGAAACAGCACCCGTCATGATGATGGATCTGAGTTTTAAACTAATTGCTGTTGCTTAATAGGAAAGAGAATTAACTGTGGAAGTCTTTTTGAAAAGAGTGAAATATCACAATTTtaacggttttttttttgttttttttgttttggtgcagtggaaaagaaaagaaaaactaagctTCTACAATAGAAAAGACCATAGTACTGGTGGCTGACCCGGTCTTGGACCTGAATTCTGAATTTTGATTGGGTTATTAGATTTTGACCGGATGATCAGATTATTTggataaatattcttttaaaaaatcaaaataatattattttattaaaaaaataaattaataagttaCAATTGAGTTTTTAACTAAGTTTTACCAGAtcacattcaatttttttctcctatttttttcttcaacattcCGGTctcaaatcaatttcaaaactaTTGGAAAAGACCCATGGAATCAGACAGGAGAGGATCGCCCATTCCTGGAAGAGGTTGATCCCAGAGCGTAAACTCCGATGTAGTCTGCACACGCATTAGCTTCTCTGTAAGTACGATGGATTCTAACCTATTCCATGCCCACCGGGAGACCTTGTCTTATCGCCAACAGCTCAGGAAGCAAGCTAGACTCTATACCTGCAAACCcacaatttataattatataaatttaataaacttgtaTCTCAACCATCTTTCCTCTTTAAAGTTCTccagtttgataaaaaaaaaaaaacaaataaataaataaattcgaGAGATGAAAAAGTAGTatgctaataaataaattgaataatctattgacaaaaaaaaaaaaaggaaagtaaatCTCCTTTCCACATAGAATGACTGGTGATGCACAGGACCGGTAGTTGAAAAGTAGGAATTCGAAACCATCTAGCCGACTAGATCAAGAGACTTGAACCTTACGCTGAAGATATGGGTTTGAATCCACCCTtcaacaataatattatttaatttaactcatGCTTCATTTATTTCTATTGTACTCTCTTTGTGCAGTCCGTGTTTTGTTTCATCtacatattttaaattatttcgcAATTTTGTATGaattcattgaaaaatatcttgaaatcttggctaaaaatattacaatttatagttttttttttaattatattcataaaaacTACCATACTACTAAATATACATTCAGTGAAATTAGGGTTTCATTTTCTTCGTGAATTTTTTGGCCTGTAACCTGAACAAATTGAGCCCTATGACCGCAGTGCCGACTTAAGTCTGTCCCAATATATTACTTAACTTTACAGCTATAATTAACCCGACCAGAGAGGCTCTCAATTATCTAGTTAagtctttcaaaaaataataatgggaTCACAACTAATTAATCaagcaaattaaaattcttaaaatgcTACACATAGTATATAATAATCAGTACATGATCCGGGGTCGGGCTGGGAGTGAAACCAAAAAACATATGTCGTGGTTTGTGTACAAATGAATTTAATCCATTTTAATCCTTTACTGCATCTTATTTTTGTTGACCGGTTATACTAATCACTTATAACTTACCCTCATGGATGTGTATAAAGTTAGAATTCATATTCTTATCTATGATTATACCTTGTCTTTATAATCCAGGTAagaatatatatgtttgttatCTATTTCATTGGTATAGTACTTACCGacacaaggttttttttaacaaaaacaaaatattttattggctTTTTCCTATTTCCTAGTGGTAAACTTTGAatgcaatattaaataaaaatatttcaacttaaaaatttaaattattagataaaattttaataattatcttatattattttttaatgctaaAACATTCTTACAACTAGGATTGTGCACCAAATTCCCTCTCCTTTGTTGTAGTGCATTCCTATGTAAAGGGTGATTACTTACATTTTCAAAGTAATTCATATAATAATAGTTTTCTTACCCGCAGCACTATGTAgtagatcaaatatttttttcaaccttaaaaaaatataaagatattagAAAGTGAAAAATTCAATGCATGATGGTCGAAACACTTTGAAAATACTTAAATGATGACATGTTGgatgatatttttctaaaataatattaagatggTAACATAATAGATTAATCCAAACCAACTATAATTAACTGCAAAACCCGCAATCTGAGATATAAGATCGTGAGAAAACCATGGAACTCAtaccaaaacaaattagaaaactcaattataatgaaccaaatattgaaggttgaaagcgaaaaaaaataaaattaaaaaaggataaaaacaatgacttgaATAAACCTATATCAACAATGGGTGCAATGCCACAAGCAAGGGCAAATTTCTCCATacataagaagaaaaatgttaagGCGACACTAGGATTTTTAAAGAAgcaaaagataaattatattaatttactaATATATAATAGGAAACCATAATTtaacaacatgaaaaataaagcaaactCAGGTGAATATCCTAAACCTGagttagtattttaaaattataactcgTGAAATATTAAACCCAAGCTTAATCATAAAAGCCAATTCACAATCAAtgtaatattgaaggataaaataaaatctaaaaaacttatcaatttagaaaaatagcaataaaaaattaggattagacttaatagaaaaaaataaagaaggttGAAATCGTAAAAAgacatcaattttataaatcacttcaaataaaaaaaatagcaatcaaaataatagggaTCCAATAtgagagatgaaaagattgaagattgaagaatgatgaaattggaattaattttcaaaatgaattaattttttcaaataaaaaattataattaagaaaagaGCGAATAAATTTGAagggaaaagaaattgaagggcCGGTGTGATTTTTCAAGGGGTAGTGTGCAAATCAAtgtggaggagagagaaaagaaagggaaataaGTGAACCAGCATGAAACCGGACGGAATCACCATGCTCGCGCCACCTAGGTATGAGAAGGATGCCGAGACAAATCAAATGATGCAACGAAAACATGACCATCAAATTTATCCGCAAGCGCTGCTTGAAAGCGGCTGACGCGTTACACGTgtcaacaattttgttttttttataaaaataaaaatactcctagtactaaataataattacaaaaaaaccattatgaAATTACTAATAAGCTCTTGAAgccaaggttaaaaaaaattgatggtaaGGAAAATTGAGCAATTACattgtttataataaaataaaattcctatAAAACCTCTAGAtctaaggttattttttttaacttgtaaagataatacaataatttaattgttgcaaaaaattcaaaaagaaaatgttgcccccgaataaataaaaataacaaattaatcttatgaaaagacatttttatttctaaagtcaagttcaaatgattttttttattaagggcaaaactataattttattgttataatgCATAATAAATCACGGGGTATATGTAGAGTGATTTTGCCATATCTTTAGGCTTATGTAATCATTCATCATTAGGACTTTGACATGCAAAAAATATTGCATGCATAGCATAGCATAGCATAACATAGTATACCTATAACATTGGCCCcattgattcaatttaattaaattaagataaattgaTGTAGGCAAAAACTAAAGAtaataacaaacaaagaaaatactcGTGAATTTTAATGAGTGAAAGAAGCTATAGATATAAATCTTAAATCcgtaggttttattttttttagaataacaaTCCTCAAGTCCTCCTCTTTTTAGAAGGTTTATAAAGCCTTAAATAGACCATaaattctatattaaaaaataaaataaaaatttaaaatcacaaaggaatgaaacatgaaatttaaaaataataagaaaaatcataaaaactgcCAACAGCAAGATCCTGGGGTGAGATTTTTCAAATCTAAAGATCCAACTATCAGAGTAGCGATTTCATGACTAATTAAAGGATAACATATTCTGAaaattcttgtaaaaatttgagcacgattCAACTAtcagataaaaagttatgatCCTTTTAACCATTATTCTGGTATGGCGTGACCAGATCTCCTCTTAAATCTATACTTATCCTAATAGTGCATAAATATATCTACTAGACACTTCCCataatttatctaaaataaattttcatctagaaaactcattttcaaccattcaaaatcattttttatcagaGACCCCACTACATCACATAACCACTTCAGTGCAATCACAAGACGTAGCTCTTATCTTGTATTCCTACCTGGCTATCACACATACTCTTTGAAGGTGAATGCTTCGCTGTGCATGTGCAGGTGTGGAAAGATAGATGGTCCCAGCATTGTAGAGGTCATCGGATACCGGATATAGCAGGGTTCCAATTGCTTTGAAAGTTCAATATAAGGGGCTCACAAGCACCCTAATGCAACATAGATTTCACATCTAGCAAAATTAGGTACATCCCGGGAGTGTCACTTCTTCCTAGTGATACTACCAGCTCAcaataacatttataattttctccATCCATTTTGATCCTTAGAATTGAGCACCATGCGCAATTTTATTATCATCGAACGGATAAGGATCGGAAGGGTGGAGGATGACTTTCATTCTAATGCATTCAAGGCTGCATTGGCTGAGTTCATCAGTAccttaatttttgtgtttgctgGACAAGGGTCAACTATGGCCTATAACAAACTCACATCTAATGCACCAACATCCCCAGCTGGGCTGATTGCCGTGGCATTGGCACACGCGTTTGGCCTATTTGTGGGAGTTGCTGTCAGTGCCAACATCTCGGGAGGCCATGTCAATCCGGCCGTCACCTTTGGTGCCTTCATTGGTGGCAACATCTCTCTCCTCCGTGGCATTCTGTATTGGATTGCTCAACTCCTTGGCTCCACCGTCGCTTGCTTGCTTCTTAAGTATACCACTCATCACATGGTGAGTAGCTACTAGCtagatataaaattaagaaaagtaaCCTTATGATCCAAAAATGTCATAAATATAACCTAATTTAACagcatatttttctaattaacaaTATTGGAAACAAAATCTTGTGCAGACAGTCTCAGTATTCACTTTGTCCCCTGGGGTGACTGTATGGAACGCATTTGTCTTCGAGATTGTAATGACTTTTGCCCTAGTTTACACCGTATATGCAACAGCCATTGATCCAAAGAAAGGTGACGTGGGAGTCATTGCACCTCTAGCCATTGGCTTTGTACTTGGAGCTAACATTTTGGCTGGTGGAGCATTTGAAGGAGCAGCTTTGAACCCCGCCGTGCCTTTTGGACCGGCTTTGGTGAGCTGGAACTGGTACCACCACTGGGTTTACTGGGCTGGACCTTTGATCGGAGGCGGGCTTGCCGGGATTGTTTACGAGCTTATCTTCATGAGCCACGGCACTCATGAGCCCCTGCCCGGTGGAGAGTTTTAGAGggaaattacaaataaatcgTTGCATctactattaatttataatctatatttaatttcttcttcttaatttttagtTCTGTTTTGTTTGGACTACGTTGGATTCGTTGTTACGAGCACTTCAATTTGCCTTTGTAAGTTGGTTTGCTGGTCGAGCGTATGAGGTATTGTTGTGTTGATTATCTCCTTAATCACTATTAttgtatgatttattttatggaCATGAGTTCTTATGGTCTTATGCCAAAGATTTAACTACCTTGCTTTTATCGTTTTCTTAGCCTTTTGGTAGATAAAATATCCAAGTCAAACAAGGGTAGAAAGGTAGTTGATAGCAGATTGTGATAAATAATGTGTTGTGGAATTGCAGGAAGCCAGCAATACTTGCAGACTAGCTAGGGCCATGCACGGCCCCTAAACTACCCTGCTATTTCTTCCATTGTTTTGCCTTGTTCATGATCATGTTTCTCTGCTTCATGATGTCCCATAACTTCAGCTACTAGCTATACGTAATTGCAAACAAATAAGCAATGCCAAGGGAAACTCTTATTGACAAGGTTACTTCTGGcactatatatattaaactcTGAGCAGCATTTGAGTTCTTGGcgttaaatatatatatcagcTTGTTTGAGCACACTCCATTAATTATAATCACTAGTTCAGATATCAATgtggtattttttaattttgaatcagCAAGTGGgtggctggaaaaaaaaaactccgttcttagcaaaagaaaaaaaggatatgGAAAATTAAAGCCAAGATCTAAGAATTCAGGATACCTTCACAAACTGTCTTTCGCTGGCTGATCTGCAACTGAGTTTGTTTCTCTAGGAATATGAAGGAACCTAACCGATTGAAGAGCCTTAACAGAAGCTGAAGTGGAATTGAAAGGACTTAATACGATTTTCATATgtgtttatatatgtgtgtgtgtgtttgtgtgtgtgtgtgtgtgtgtgtgtgtgtgtggaggcCTATTCATTGATGATCTAAAATCCATGATATTTAGATAAttgaatttcttctttttagatcAAGAAACTTCAAACTAATAGTAGAAACTTGAGTATGTGTAAAAATAGTCCCAATCAAGGGGATTTAAAAACCCTCTGATAATAAAGTTAGTATCTTTACGAGAAAAgcaataaataacttaaaatgacCTTAAATTCAAATAGTAAAGATGTTCTTGAGTTTTAAGATGGTTGATGTTATGAAATctatataagttttattttaagagatgaaaagtTCTAAGCTTTTACCTGGATAATTCATGGGATATTTATACTCTCTAAACCTTGTCGttttcagaaaagaaaaggactagAAAGTCCCTTGCTTTTGATGACATTAATAGaagataaatatcttttatatatcaTTAATGAGATAATAAATATGGTAAATCTCTTAAAAGATCTTTTGTACACCTATGAGTatagaaaaatcattatattaGATATAAATGACTTATATAATTGTTCTAAATGGAGAGGCATGACGGTTTATAATTTAGGGGATCTTCTAGGATCAAGCATTTAGCATTAAAACCTAATAATGGTTGAATTCAAATGCTCTAAGTCTAGCTTGCTTGCTAGATTCATATTACCTTAGGCTTAGCTAATTATCAAACCAAAGTACTTTAAGCCTGACTTATTTGCCAGACTCACGTTACCTTAGACTTGGCTGACTACCAAACTCAAGTATTTTGAGGCTGACATGTTTGTCAGAATCAAGTTATCTTAGGCTTGACTGACAATAAAACCCAAGTTTTGTGTATTTATTAGATCTATATTACCTTAAACTTAGCTAATTGTTACCGATAAGAGAGGGAGTCGCTCGTTAGgtcataacttaaatattaccaATGAATTTACCAAGAAACATAGTGAGGAATTATTATATCGGTAAAGTTTGTTACAAATTACCAACTGGATTTTGGTTATTGGtattgtacaaaaaaaaaagttcaatgataaaattgaattttaaaaaaaaaatcattgctcCAATCTACAGTAATTTGTGAGAAAATAAACATTGATTTCAcacacaatgaaaaaaaaaccacaagctttagttttttttaatttaaaaatctaaaagtcttcacatgaaatatataatgatctctttaataatcttaaatttatttatttcataaattcttATGATATTCTTGAATGGTAATTTTTATTGGATGACGCTATTTTCATTTCATAGTTCCATAGTTACAAACCTaatcctctttatttttattctccttATAATCAAATTCCATGATATATCAACACCATAAAAGTCCATTAGAATTCTTTAATGAAATTgatttacaataaaataaaaataattaatatgttaatgatattaaaattccATGATATATAATTATCCTTATTATTCCTATGTATAATATGTGTGCATTTGCCAATCAAAAGGTATTAAACACATTTTCGCCTCATTTTCAATTAGACAATCTTGCATAGATTGTGGGAATCCAAAACTATTTCTATAAAAGATTTCAGTACGTGTTACTAATTACTTCAAGACTTTATGGTGATACTAATTATATTCATTCCTATCATTTCAAGGCTTCATATAAAtactaattttattcaaattaatgtttATAAAGGTTGTAAGAATTTATAAgagataaattacaataattatcGAGGAgttatgaaattataagaatagtccaaaaatctgaaaatttgaccaaaacattttttacattaaaaaaaatattataaaaactccTTTATACCCAGAATGCCCataattactaaataaaaaagatagttaaactatgaacttaaaaaaaaatagagaggatATTAGAAAATAGGACATCGttttaaacaatattaatattcttaattaGTTTCTCTTTTGATGTTCtaaatttctctaattttttaaatatcttaatttggCTAATGTCTTTTTATAAGTATTAATTAGGGCATTTTGGATACAATAGGGAGGTCATCTTAATTAAATCTGTAAactcttaattagtttttgtaatttcatcatACTTTTGGGGGTTATTATAACTTAACCCTATATAAATAAGGATAATATTGATCCGAACAAAATTACTTACATTTAGCAAAGCAATTGTGTTATCAGAGTTTTCTCCTTCTCTTGTGAAAATGGATTTGCCAATGGATGCGAAAATATTTAAGTCCAAGGTAAATACATGTTCTATTGTTCATCTTTCGTTCAGAAAATTCATGTTTTCTCATTCATGTTTGTTGTTTGCTTATAGGTGACTCTACTAGTGCTAGCTGAGTCTGCAAATTGGTCAGGAATTGAAGAAACATTGAGGAGTAGCagaggttttatttatttatttaaaaaaaaaacaatttcatcttCCTACTTTTATCATTTACATTTATCCTTCTTTTTAATCGTATAAAAGAGATATTAATGGcctgatttatatattttttatttgatttttattttgctagATTTGACCGTCAAGTCTATTAATCGAGAAACAGGTTTTATATCAATTGAAGGTAGAATTGACCCAAAGAAAGTGGTTGCAATGCTTCAAAAAGTAGAGAAAgatgtttattttgttaatatggAGGTTGAAGATAATTCAGACAAAACGGACGTGGTCAcgatggaaaataaaataaaggaaatttGTGGGATCTCCGATGAAACATTGGGCTCTCCAACAACAAAATATACAACTGTGGAGAAATTCAAGGTGAACTAGCTTTTCTTAGGATGGTTAGATGTTATTTCTAAATATGTAATTATTAGcttgttattttgttaataatCCTCTCATAGGCATGGATTATATTTAATTT of the Populus nigra chromosome 7, ddPopNigr1.1, whole genome shotgun sequence genome contains:
- the LOC133698842 gene encoding aquaporin TIP1-1-like, with the protein product MRNFIIIERIRIGRVEDDFHSNAFKAALAEFISTLIFVFAGQGSTMAYNKLTSNAPTSPAGLIAVALAHAFGLFVGVAVSANISGGHVNPAVTFGAFIGGNISLLRGILYWIAQLLGSTVACLLLKYTTHHMTVSVFTLSPGVTVWNAFVFEIVMTFALVYTVYATAIDPKKGDVGVIAPLAIGFVLGANILAGGAFEGAALNPAVPFGPALVSWNWYHHWVYWAGPLIGGGLAGIVYELIFMSHGTHEPLPGGEF